The Streptomyces sp. ALI-76-A nucleotide sequence CAGATGCTCGCGTCCACTGTGCAGTTCTCAAACAACGACCAGCCACCCATCACCCCGCATCCTCACGGATCCGAGTTCACTGGGGCCGGCACTGAAGGCGACCTCACGGCCGTACCCTCAGACACCCAACAGCGCGCCCGGCCGGCACCCGCCCGAAGATCTGTTTTCCACACTCCGAAGAGCAGTACTCACAGCCTCCGACCCGGAAACCGGCCGAATAGTCAACGTTCCACCCTTGAGCAACCAGCATCAGACAGTCGCTGATGTACTGGCCTCTGAACCGGGCAAGCCCGGTTAAGAAGTGCTCCTTAGAAAGGAGGTGATCCAGCCGCACCTTCCGGTACGGCTACCTTGTTACGACTTCGTCCCAATCGCCAGTCCCACCTTCGACAGCTCCCTCCCCACAAGGGGGTTGGGCCACCGGCTTCGGGTGTTACCGACTTTCGTGACGTGACGGGCGGTGTGTACAAGGCCCGGGAACGTATTCACCGCAGCAATGCTGATCTGCGATTACTAGCAACTCCGACTTCATGGGGTCGAGTTGCAGACCCCAATCCGAACTGAGACCGGCTTTTTGAGATTCGCTCCACCTCACGGTATCGCAGCTCATTGTACCGGCCATTGTAGCACGTGTGCAGCCCAAGACATAAGGGGCATGATGACTTGACGTCGTCCCCACCTTCCTCCGAGTTGACCCCGGCGGTCTCCTGTGAGTCCCCATCACCCCGAAGGACATGCTGGCAACACAGAACAAGGGTTGCGCTCGTTGCGGGACTTAACCCAACATCTCACGACACGAGCTGACGACAGCCATGCACCACCTGTACACCGACCACAAGGGGGGCACCATCTCTGATGCTTTCCGGTGTATGTCAAGCCTTGGTAAGGTTCTTCGCGTTGCGTCGAATTAAGCCACATGCTCCGCTGCTTGTGCGGGCCCCCGTCAATTCCTTTGAGTTTTAGCCTTGCGGCCGTACTCCCCAGGCGGGGAACTTAATGCGTTAGCTGCGGCACCGACGACGTGGAATGTCGCCAACACCTAGTTCCCACCGTTTACGGCGTGGACTACCAGGGTATCTAATCCTGTTCGCTCCCCACGCTTTCGCTCCTCAGCGTCAGTAATGGCCCAGAGATCCGCCTTCGCCACCGGTGTTCCTCCTGATATCTGCGCATTTCACCGCTACACCAGGAATTCCGATCTCCCCTACCACACTCTAGCCTGCCCGTATCGAATGCAGACCCGGGGTTAAGCCCCGGGCTTTCACACCCGACGTGACAAGCCGCCTACGAGCTCTTTACGCCCAATAATTCCGGACAACGCTTGCGCCCTACGTATTACCGCGGCTGCTGGCACGTAGTTAGCCGGCGCTTCTTCTGCAGGTACCGTCACTTTCGCTTCTTCCCTGCTGAAAGAGGTTTACAACCCGAAGGCCGTCATCCCTCACGCGGCGTCGCTGCATCAGGCTTTCGCCCATTGTGCAATATTCCCCACTGCTGCCTCCCGTAGGAGTCTGGGCCGTGTCTCAGTCCCAGTGTGGCCGGTCGCCCTCTCAGGCCGGCTACCCGTCGTCGCCTTGGTGAGCCATTACCTCACCAACAAGCTGATAGGCCGCGGGCTCATCCTTCACCGCCGGAGCTTTTAACCACCATTCAGGAGAATGGAAGTGTTATCCGGTATTAGACCCCGTTTCCAGGGCTTGTCCCAGAGTGAAGGGCAGATTGCCCACGTGTTACTCACCCGTTCGCCACTAATCCCCACCGAAGTGGTTCATCGTTCGACTTGCATGTGTTAAGCACGCCGCCAGCGTTCGTCCTGAGCCAGGATCAAACTCTCCGTGAATGTTCTCCCGTAATCGGGATGACACCACGAGAGCGGAACAGCCAGGCGGAATAAGCCCGGCCGTTCACAGCGTCCTCGCTGTGTTTTCTTCAAAGGAACCACGCCCCGACCGAAACCGGCCGGAGACGGGGTATCAACATATCTGGCGTTGACTTTTGGCACGCTGTTGAGTTCTCAAGGAACGGACGCTTCCTTTGTACTCACCCTCTCGGGCTTTCCTCCGGGCTTCCCTTCGGTCTTGCATTCCCGACTCTATCAGATCCTTTTCCGATCCGATTTCCTCGGCGCTTTCCAGGTTCCCGCTTCCGCGTTTCCCTTTCCGGCGGCTCCGACTCTATCAGACCCTTTCGGTCCCGATTCCCCGCCGAAGGGGGTTGTCTTCGCGGCTGTTGGGCCGCTCCGACGTCTCAAACCTTAGCGGATTCCCCGGCAGGTCCCAAATCGAGGTGCCGGTCCCCAATCTAATTGAATTCGAGCACGCTGAATTCAACCCCGTTGGGAGATCGTTCTGCTGGTTTGAGGTGCCGCTTCTGCGGCGGAGGTGCTATCGCAGAACCGTTACGGCTCCGCGGCAACCCGAAGAACTCTACGGATCCGCCAAGGGGATGTCAAGCGACCCTTGTCAAGATCTTTTGCAGGGACCCGAGAGGGCTGCGCCGGTCTGCGTCAGTCCAGGTCGCTGAGCCGGCCGCCGGCATCCGGCTGGGCGTCCTCGACCCTGCGCAGGAGGCGCGTGAGCACCTCACCGAGAGCCGTACGGTCCTCCGGGGAGAGGTCCTGGAGCAGGTCCTCCTCGAAGACGGTCGCGAGGCGCATCGCCTCCAGCCACTTCTCCCGGCCGTCCCCGGTCAGCTCGACGATCACGCGGACGCGGTTGGACTCGTCCCGCTCCCGGGTGACCAGCCCCTCGGTGACCATGCGGTCGATCCGGTGCGTCATCGCGGCCGGCGTCAGGCCGAGGCGCTTCGCGAGGTCGCTGGGGCCCATGCGGTAGGGGGCGCCGGAGAGGACGAGGGCCTTCAGGACCTCCCACTCCGCGTTGGTGATGCCGAGGGCGGAGGTCTGGCGACTGTAGGCGACGTTCATCCGGCGGTTCAGACGGGAGAGCGCCGAGACGATCTTCTCGACCTGGGGGTCGAGGTCCCGGAACTCGCGCTGGTAGGCGGCGATCTGCTCTTCGAGTGTCGGTTCGCCGAGAGTGCCGGGGGTGTCGCCCATGGACGCCAGTATCGCACGGGGCTGCTTGGCGTTGAAGTTCTTCGAGGTGTACTGTTTAGCTTCGAACTTTAGCTTTGAAGTCTTCACTGCTAACTACTGAGACTGACCAACTACCTGAGAGAGGTGAACGTGACCAGGGCGAGGGGCGTGGCGATGCGCCGGATCCACGTGGGCAACGCACTCAGCGCGTTCGGGCTGGGCTTCACCGTCCCCTACCTGTACGTCTACGTGGCGCAGGTGAGGGGGCTGGGAGCCATGACGGCGGGGTTCGTCCTCGCCGTCTTCGCCGTGGCCGCGCTGATCGTGCTGCCGTTCGCCGGCCGGGCGATCGTGCGGCGCGGCCCGCTGCCGGTGTTGCTCGCCGCCCTGGCCACCGCCGCGCTGGGAGCGCTCAGCCTGGGGCTGGCGAGCACCGCGACGACCGTGCTGCTGTCGGCGGCCGCGCTCGGGGCGGGGCAGGCCGTGATGCAGCCGGCGCTGGCGACGATGATCGTCGACTGCTCCACCTCCGACACGCGCTCGCGCGCCTTCGCGATGCAGTTCTTCCTGCAGAACCTGGGGCTCGGCGTCGGTGGTCTCATCGGCGGTCATCTGGTCGACACGACGAGCGCCTCCTCCTTCACCCTGCTGTTCGCCATCGAGGCGGCGATGTTCCTGCTGCTGGTCGTGGTGATGGCGACGGTGCGGATGCCGCACTCGCCGCGGATCGCGGACGCGCCGGGCCGGTCGGGACCTGCGAGGAGCAGCTGGAAGCAGCTGCTGGGCGACCGGGCGATGGTGCAGCTGTGCGTGGTGGGGTTCGTGCTGTTCTTCGCCTGCTACGGGCAGTTCGAGTCGGGACTGGCCG carries:
- a CDS encoding MarR family transcriptional regulator, with product MGDTPGTLGEPTLEEQIAAYQREFRDLDPQVEKIVSALSRLNRRMNVAYSRQTSALGITNAEWEVLKALVLSGAPYRMGPSDLAKRLGLTPAAMTHRIDRMVTEGLVTRERDESNRVRVIVELTGDGREKWLEAMRLATVFEEDLLQDLSPEDRTALGEVLTRLLRRVEDAQPDAGGRLSDLD
- a CDS encoding MFS transporter → MTRARGVAMRRIHVGNALSAFGLGFTVPYLYVYVAQVRGLGAMTAGFVLAVFAVAALIVLPFAGRAIVRRGPLPVLLAALATAALGALSLGLASTATTVLLSAAALGAGQAVMQPALATMIVDCSTSDTRSRAFAMQFFLQNLGLGVGGLIGGHLVDTTSASSFTLLFAIEAAMFLLLVVVMATVRMPHSPRIADAPGRSGPARSSWKQLLGDRAMVQLCVVGFVLFFACYGQFESGLAAYGVEAAGISTSALGTALAANTAMIVVAQFAVLRFVERRRRSRVIAAVGLIWAVAWVAAGYAGLGHGSQEMATAAFVSTYALFGLGEAMLSPTVAPLVADLAPAGLAGQYNSAFALVKQLALAVGPAVGGPMGASLPGPYVVTFLVFSLGITYLAVRLGRQLTAAQDQPWSAKSRVVARGGATADHAQART